Proteins encoded within one genomic window of Humulus lupulus chromosome 1, drHumLupu1.1, whole genome shotgun sequence:
- the LOC133828424 gene encoding uncharacterized protein LOC133828424 yields the protein MHDFLDHRDKFIKLDEVVKNVDPAKADNHGRRSGKDGKGCHIVSDNGTQFDSEHLTSFCVLHGIVNRFSVVTHPQENGKVEAFNKTLKDTLKKHLEEAKGAWPDKLSEALWSYRTTAQTSTGHMPFALAYGCKAMLLVGVYIPSHRRMNYDQR from the exons ATGCATGATTTCTTGGACCACAGAGATAAGTTCATCAAGCTAGATGAGGTGGTGAAGAATGTAGACCCAGCAAAGGCTGACAACCATGGTCGAAGAAGTGGCAAGGATGGGAAGG GTTGCCATATTGTGTCCGACAATggaactcaatttgacagcgaacACTTAACAAGCTTTTGTGTCCTCCATGGAATAGTGAATAGATTTTCAGTAGTGACACACCCCCAAGAGAATGGAAAAGTAGAGGCCTTCAACAAGACCCTCAAAGATACTCTGAAAAAGCACCTAGAGGAAGCGAAAGGAGCTTGGCCAGACAAACTTTCAGAGGCACTATGGTCCTACAGGACCACAGCTCAAACTTCTACCGGCCACATGCCCTTCGCGCTCGCCTATGGATGCAAGGCCATGCTGCTTGTTGGAGTATACATCCCGTCGCACAGAAGAATGAACTACGATCAAAGGTAG